The following are encoded together in the Planococcus antarcticus DSM 14505 genome:
- a CDS encoding ABC transporter ATP-binding protein — translation MSRAEVERLTKHYGQENVVEELSFVLENGTATALIGPNGAGKTTSLSMLADLLSPSSGIITMAEGTTIGFLPQYPQFFPWLTALEFLEMAAKISGIEAKKARLQAIRTLEFVGLATAINKKTGAFSGGMKQRLGLAQAIVHQPKLLLLDEPISALDPTGRREIMTLLKTLQQDTTILYSTHILNDAEEMTDQLLFMKDGRLIEQGSLSEVKNRHADPHIRIRFPNHNQAASFVGRLPWKLELKGDAIFLPVQKSSPTMQQVLQVLAFENQDILGIDFQTVSLEEIFMKVVAAK, via the coding sequence TTGAGTAGAGCAGAAGTGGAAAGGCTGACGAAACACTATGGACAGGAAAATGTGGTGGAAGAACTTTCCTTTGTATTGGAGAATGGGACTGCTACGGCTTTAATTGGACCTAATGGAGCGGGAAAAACGACAAGCCTGTCGATGCTGGCTGATTTGCTGTCTCCGTCAAGCGGTATTATTACAATGGCTGAAGGAACTACAATCGGTTTTCTTCCTCAGTATCCGCAATTCTTTCCTTGGCTGACGGCACTTGAGTTTTTGGAGATGGCTGCGAAAATTAGCGGTATTGAGGCTAAGAAAGCTAGGCTACAGGCAATCCGCACTTTGGAATTCGTGGGACTAGCAACTGCCATAAATAAAAAGACCGGTGCTTTTTCAGGAGGGATGAAGCAACGTTTAGGTTTGGCACAGGCAATTGTCCATCAGCCAAAGCTTCTTCTTTTGGATGAACCGATTTCAGCATTGGATCCGACTGGCCGACGAGAAATTATGACTTTGTTGAAGACGTTGCAACAGGATACAACCATCCTATACTCTACTCATATTTTAAATGACGCGGAAGAAATGACCGATCAGCTGTTGTTTATGAAAGATGGGCGTTTGATTGAGCAGGGTTCTTTGAGTGAAGTCAAGAATCGGCATGCCGATCCACATATAAGAATACGGTTTCCAAATCATAACCAAGCGGCATCGTTTGTTGGAAGACTGCCATGGAAACTTGAACTTAAAGGAGATGCGATTTTTCTTCCTGTTCAAAAAAGCAGTCCAACCATGCAGCAAGTTCTCCAAGTTCTGGCTTTTGAAAACCAGGATATCCTGGGAATCGATTTTCAAACAGTGTCTCTGGAAGAAATCTTTATGAAGGTGGTCGCTGCCAAATGA
- a CDS encoding PLD nuclease N-terminal domain-containing protein: MDQTTLILALLPIIIIQFALMIFALVDLIKNPNPYGPKWMWGALIVVINIIGPLLYFVIGRRNY, translated from the coding sequence ATGGATCAAACAACATTAATATTGGCTCTGCTGCCGATTATCATTATTCAATTTGCCTTAATGATTTTTGCATTAGTGGATTTGATAAAAAACCCTAATCCATACGGACCTAAATGGATGTGGGGCGCACTTATTGTTGTTATCAATATCATTGGCCCCCTTTTATACTTTGTTATTGGGAGGAGAAACTATTGA